In one window of Camelina sativa cultivar DH55 chromosome 15, Cs, whole genome shotgun sequence DNA:
- the LOC109129123 gene encoding uncharacterized protein LOC109129123: MARVMHGRYFRNKHPLSAQKPYNPSFAWRSIYSTKALVEQGARWAVGSGCSISVWRDPWLPDTRPRPANGRGRLLLPSLMGNHLINPSTKDWHLPILEEFFDPEDIPVIRSIAVSKVFKPDSLVWHFTKSGKYSVKSGYRLARELITEVEIGPTCTALRAHAWKLEVPSKVQHFFWQVASGTLPVLERLAHRGIRCDMQCKRCGLKSETINHALFECPRSMSIWELSPLSLEAEGQSGITNISIYLPWILWSIWKDRNKKGLGWFCDGDDSTILLGARSQRRGLTPLHAELQALLWAMESILEARVDCQAFETDCAELIAMVQKPDDWPAFTILLEDFSILRSSFPFFTLDRIPRESNVRADCLARSSKTLVFEISFVNSFPLVWATNLGVLF, from the exons ATGGCTCGAGTAATGCATGGTAGGTACTTCAGGAACAAACACCCTCTTTCGGCTCAAAAACCATATAACCCTTCTTTTGCTTGGCGGAGTATTTACTCAACTAAGGCATTAGTGGAGCAGGGTGCGAGATGGGCAGTAGGCTCTGGCTGTTCCATCTCAGTGTGGCGGGATCCGTGGTTACCAGATACTCGTCCAAGACCAGCTAATGGTCGAGGTCGACTATTGCTTCCAAGTTTGATGggtaatcatttaattaatccatCTACGAAGGATTGGCATTTACCTATTCTGGAGGAGTTTTTTGATCCGGAGGATATTCCGGTTATTCGGAGTATAGCGGTCAGCAAAGTTTTTAAACCAGATTCTTTAGTTTGGCATTTTACTAAATCAGGGAAGTACTCGGTGAAGTCTGGTTATCGGTTAGCACGGGAACTAATCACGGAAGTGGAAATTGGACCTACGTGCACGGCTCTTCGCGCCCATGCGTGGAAACTTGAGGTTCCTTCCaaggttcaacattttttctggcaggtcGCTTCTGGAACTCTTCCTGTATTGGAACGGCTTGCACACCGCGGTATCCGATGTGATATGCAGTGTAAGCGGTGTGGTCTGAAATCGGAGACCATTAACCACGCTCTTTTTGAATGTCCGCGATCAATGAGTATTTGGGAGTTGTCTCCTTTATCACTAGAAGCCGAAG GGCAATCCGGGATTACTAATATTTCTATTTATCTCCCTTGGATACTTTGGTCGAtatggaaagataggaataaaaag GGTTTGGGGTGGTTTTGTGATGGGGATGATTCAACAATTCTCTTGGGAGCTCGGAGTCAGCGACGAGGCCTTACCCCCTTACATGCGGAACTTCAAGCCTTGCTCTGGGCCATGGAGTCTATTTTGGAGGCAAGAGTGGATTGTCAAGcttttgagacggattgtgcagagctTATCGCGATGGTGCAGAAGCCCGACGATTGGCCAGCCTTTACGATTTTACTGGAGGACTTCTCTATTCTCAGAtcttctttccctttcttcACTCTGGACAGGATCCCTCGTGAGTCTAACGTAAGAGCAGATTGTTTAGCCCGGTCTTCAAAGaccttagtttttgaaatttcatttgtaaactctttccctCTGGTTTGGGCgaccaatcttggagttctcttttaa
- the LOC104747151 gene encoding fasciclin-like arabinogalactan protein 7, with the protein MAKMQFSIFIAVVALMVCSASAKTLSPPAPMLPPSPAPAPAPENVNLTALLSVAGPFHTFLDYLLSTGVIETLQNQANNTEEGVTIFVPKDDAFKAQKNPPLSNLTKDQLKQLLLFHALPHYYSLSEFKNLSQSGPVNTFAGGQYSLKFTDVSGTVRIDSLWTRTKVSSSVFSTDPVAVYQVNRVLLPEAIFGTDVPPMPAPAPAPVVSAPSDSPSAADSEGANASSPTSSHKNSGQKMALAPIAMVVSGLVAMLL; encoded by the coding sequence ATGGCAAAGATGCAATTCTCAATCTTTATCGCTGTCGTCGCGCTCATGGTTTGCTCTGCATCTGCTAAAACCTTAAGCCCTCCAGCTCCAATGCTGCCACCATCACCAGCTCCAGCACCAGCCCCGGAAAATGTGAATCTCACCGCGCTCTTAAGCGTAGCTGGTCCTTTCCACACGTTCCTTGACTACCTTCTCTCAACTGGAGTCATTGAGACCCTCCAAAACCAAGCTAACAACACCGAGGAAGGAGTTACGATCTTTGTCCCCAAGGATGATGCTTTCAAGGCTCAGAAGAATCCTCCTTTGTCCAATCTCACAAAGGATCAGCTCAAAcagcttcttctcttccacgCTCTGCCTCATTACTACTCCCTTTCCGAATTCAAGAACTTGAGCCAGTCTGGTCCAGTGAATACCTTTGCTGGTGGCCAATACTCGTTGAAATTCACAGATGTTTCAGGCACGGTTCGAATTGATTCTCTATGGACCAGGACTAAAGTCAGCAGCAGTGTTTTCTCCACTGACCCTGTGGCTGTTTACCAAGTGAACCGTGTGCTTCTACCCGAAGCAATCTTTGGTACTGATGTCCCTCCAATGCCGGCTCCAGCTCCTGCTCCTGTCGTCAGTGCTCCTTCTGATTCGCCTTCCGCTGCTGACTCTGAAGGAGCCAATGCTTCTTCACCAACGTCCTCGCACAAGAACTCCGGACAGAAGATGGCTCTTGCTCCAATCGCCATGGTTGTTTCCGGTTTGGTGGCAATGTTATTGTGA
- the LOC104747152 gene encoding uncharacterized protein LOC104747152 isoform X2 has product MASHFFTPSPTPTATGDAVYVATVPLKASPGPPQLIMSMAYSLNLWKLQHFMVLIKPSSPIPQEVIVFDFQPRNPESIETAISVLSGNLIPGSDSQTMISNV; this is encoded by the exons atggCCTCTCACTTCTTCACACCGTCACCAACACCAACCGCCACCGGTGACGCCGTCTATGTAGCGACGGTGCCGCTTAAAGCGTCCCCTGGCCCACCGCAGCTTATTATGTCTATGGCTTACTCACTTAACCTCTGGAAACTACAGCATTTCATGGTCCTCATCAAACCTTCTTCTCCTATTCCTCAAGAG gtgattgtgtttgattttcAGCCACGTAATCCAGAGAGCATAGAAACAGCAATCTCAGTTTTGTCAGGAAATTTGATTCCAGGTTCTGATTCCCAGACAATGATATCGAAT GTGTAG
- the LOC104747152 gene encoding uncharacterized protein LOC104747152 isoform X1 yields MASHFFTPSPTPTATGDAVYVATVPLKASPGPPQLIMSMAYSLNLWKLQHFMVLIKPSSPIPQEVIVFDFQPRNPESIETAISVLSGNLIPGVVLERRLKNVPRQRCWMVGSSKENAMEMAIEFNNSWETDLRVGFHDCRHYTNELVQHLTGEIQILERLPRS; encoded by the exons atggCCTCTCACTTCTTCACACCGTCACCAACACCAACCGCCACCGGTGACGCCGTCTATGTAGCGACGGTGCCGCTTAAAGCGTCCCCTGGCCCACCGCAGCTTATTATGTCTATGGCTTACTCACTTAACCTCTGGAAACTACAGCATTTCATGGTCCTCATCAAACCTTCTTCTCCTATTCCTCAAGAG gtgattgtgtttgattttcAGCCACGTAATCCAGAGAGCATAGAAACAGCAATCTCAGTTTTGTCAGGAAATTTGATTCCAG GTGTAGTTCTTGAAAGAAGGTTGAAGAATGTTCCAAGACAAAGATGTTGGATGGTTGGATCATCCAAAGAGAATGCTATGGAAATGGCGATTGAGTTTAATAACTCATGGGAGACTGATCTTAGAGTTGGCTTTCATGACTGCCGTCATTATACTAATG AACTTGTCCAACATCTTACCGGCGAAATACAAATCTTGGAGCGACTTCCACGAAGCTAA
- the LOC104747153 gene encoding uncharacterized protein LOC104747153, with protein sequence MNQEHRSLILRTTTRKILQERLNNFLNPKKEQFFNKSEDDFNITSLLFRQNSFALSKYHNKSLNKKQDLLKMLKLLRNLRKSPRVADESALPSTAVDGDHGGEDGSNNGVMMKFPLSIMSCFAVPRVSKTDGVWVSGDYGRVSSEVNHLMVCDGMRYALLM encoded by the exons ATGAATCAAGAGCATAGAAGTTTAATTCTACGGACAACTACGAGAAAAATCTTGCaagag AGGTTGAACAACTTCTTGAACCCAAAGAAAGAGCAATTCTTCAACAAATCTGAAGATGATTTCAACA TaacctctcttctctttcgtCAAAACTCATTTGCTCTCTCCAAGTACCACAACAAAAGTTTGAACAAGAAGCAAGACTTATTAAAGATGCTCAAGTTGTTGCGAAATCTTCGAAAAAGCCCGCGTGTGGCGGATGAAAGCGCGTTACCTTCCACGGCGGTTGACGGCGATCACGGGGGAGAAGACGGGAGTAATAACGGCGTGATGATGAAGTTCCCGTTGTCGATCATGTCATGTTTTGCGGTTCCACGTGTGAGCAAGACAGATGGTGTGTGGGTGTCGGGAGATTACGGTAGGGTCTCGTCGGAGGTTAACCATCTCATGGTTTGTGATGGCATGAGATACGCTCTCTtaatgtaa